A single genomic interval of Hemiscyllium ocellatum isolate sHemOce1 chromosome 44, sHemOce1.pat.X.cur, whole genome shotgun sequence harbors:
- the zgc:194312 gene encoding olfactory receptor 4M2: MNESGNSTINEEHLIKIRVFASVTSFVLLAFFNLVIDYTILSEDRLRSQARFVLLFHLLVSGLIYFGLSSTFYLLIYLEVAMSASCCLILLMFLMMSGSTILLTLTVMAVDRYFAICHPLKYSSFCTQCKIWILSSMTWVVSAVIPLILVSQNMRKEPSQMFTSCSISNFRSSYSMKHTSKILLICICTVLILFSYYKILMEGKRIGVLNRRNKRARSTILMHGVQLAVYIIPTFINFILQQVAHARKLDESTKTLFEVLNFAFFSLAQCISPVIYGLRKEELWELTSHKFPCFLWDFKGTLELVRTTLLLPTKSSSPASVQTCPEVLTLVSEETTGKCIE; this comes from the coding sequence ATGAATGAATCGGGGAACAGCACTATCAACGAGGAGCACCTGATCAAAATCAGGGTCTTTGCTTCTGTCACCTCCTTTGTTCTGCTGGCTTTCTTCAATCTCGTAATTGATTACACCATTCTGAGTGAGGACCGTCTGCGATCTCAAGCTAGATTTGTTTTGCTGTTCCATCTTTTGGTATCCGGTCTGATCTACTTTGGTCTGAGCAGCACTTTCTATCTCCTCATTTACCTGGAGGTGGCCATGTCAGCCTCGTGTTGCCTGATCCTCCTGATGTTCCTGATGATGAGCGGTTCCACCATCCTCCTGACCCTGACCGTGATGGCAGTTGATCGATACTTCGCCATCTGTCACCCGCTCAAGTACAGCTCCTTCTGCACCCAGTGTAAAATCTGGATTCTTAGCAGCATGACCTGGGTGGTCTCAGCTGTCATCCCTCTCATCCTGGTCTCCCAGAATATGAGGAAGGAACCCAGCCAAATGTTCACGAGCTGCTCAATCTCCAACTTTCGTTCCAGCTACAGCATGAAACACACTTCTAAAATCCTGCTGATCTGTATCTGTACAGTCCTTATTCTCTTCAGCTATTACAAAATTCTGATGGAAGGTAAGCGTATTGGTGTGCTGAACCGGCGCAATAAGAGGGCACGGAGCACCATCTTAATGCATGGGGTACAGCTGGCGGTCTACATAATCCCAACATTCATCAACTTCATTTTGCAACAAGTGGCTCATGCCAGAAAGCTTGATGAGAGCACCAAGactctttttgaggtactgaaCTTTGCCTTCTTCAGCCTGGCACAGTGCATCAGCCCTGTTATCTACGGCCTGCGCAAAGAGGAGTTGTGGGAACTCACTTCGCACAAGTTCCCATGCTTCCTTTGGGACTTCAAGGGGACTCTGGAGTTGGTGCGGACGACTCTGCTCCTGCCCACAAAATCGAGCTCTCCAGCTTCAGTCCAGACTTGTCCTGAGGTACTGACTCTGGTGAGTGAGGAGACCACAGGAAAATGCATCGAGTAG